One stretch of Comamonas testosteroni DNA includes these proteins:
- a CDS encoding N-formylglutamate amidohydrolase, which translates to MSVPDFLQARPAEPVLVHPARGEVLPIVCDSPHSGTAYPEDFGAVVPMSLLRRGEDTHVAVLWDRWPEFGATLLEATFPRTYVDPNRNESDLDPAQIEGEWPVPLSPSIKTQQGLGLIWQRISKAGVATPLYERKRTVAEVQHRIERYWRPYHAALAQAIDDSVARFGSVWHLNLHSMPNDVYQRLGRSDAPPLADFVLGDRDGTTCAPEFIHLVGDTLKGFGYSVAYNEPYKGVELIGRIGQPQLNRHSMQIEIRRPVYMDEDTREPNAGFEPLRMHFAKLMQVLADYVRQQMIRR; encoded by the coding sequence ATGTCTGTGCCTGATTTTCTGCAAGCCAGACCGGCCGAGCCGGTGCTGGTGCACCCGGCCCGGGGCGAGGTCCTGCCCATAGTCTGCGACTCGCCGCACAGCGGCACGGCCTATCCCGAGGATTTCGGCGCCGTCGTGCCCATGAGCCTGCTGCGCCGTGGCGAGGACACGCATGTGGCCGTGCTCTGGGACCGCTGGCCCGAGTTCGGCGCGACGCTGCTGGAAGCGACTTTCCCGCGCACCTATGTCGATCCGAACCGCAACGAGTCCGACCTGGACCCCGCGCAGATCGAGGGCGAGTGGCCGGTGCCGCTGTCGCCCAGCATCAAGACCCAGCAGGGGCTGGGCCTGATCTGGCAGCGCATCAGCAAGGCCGGCGTGGCCACTCCCCTGTATGAGCGCAAGCGCACCGTTGCCGAGGTGCAGCACCGTATCGAGCGCTACTGGCGCCCCTATCACGCGGCGCTGGCGCAGGCCATCGACGATAGCGTGGCGCGCTTCGGGTCTGTGTGGCATCTGAATCTGCACTCCATGCCCAATGATGTGTACCAGCGACTGGGTCGCAGCGATGCGCCGCCGCTGGCCGACTTCGTGCTGGGCGACCGCGATGGCACGACCTGCGCGCCCGAGTTCATCCATCTGGTGGGCGATACGCTCAAGGGCTTCGGCTACAGCGTGGCCTATAACGAGCCCTATAAAGGGGTGGAGTTGATCGGGCGCATAGGCCAGCCGCAGCTCAATCGCCACTCGATGCAGATCGAGATCCGTCGCCCCGTCTATATGGACGAGGACACGCGCGAGCCGAATGCGGGCTTCGAGCCGCTGCGCATGCATTTTGCCAAGCTCATGCAGGTGCTGGCGGACTATGTGCGCCAGCAGATGATCAGACGCTGA